The Fibrobacter sp. UWB2 genomic interval TGTCGGCGGGAAGCTCGTGTCGTGATCGTAACGCGAATGCTCGGCCACCATCATCGCACGGATTTGCATAGCCCATTCCGGTTCCCAGGAGTTTGGACAAACGCTGCAGAGCGCGTCGAGAGATGCGGAGATGTCGCCAATGATTTCTTCGTCGGGCTGATAGAATTTGTTCACATGGTTCGGCGTTTCGTCGATGTGAATAATCATCTTGTCGCCATTCGGGTTCCACTTGGCAGGCGCATATTCCACGACATCATAGCCCACGGCAATCACGAGGTCCGCCTGTTCCATGACAATGTTCGGATAATCCCTTTGCGGTAGTCCGATGCAGCCCATGAAATACTTTTCGCAAGTCGGGATCACACCCTTTGCCATCATGGTGCAGACCACGGGAATCTTGGACGAGGACACAAACGCACGCAATGCCTCGGAAGCGTGGTTACGCACTGCGGAATGGCCCACAAGAACCACCGGGCGCTTTGCATTCGCAAATACCCCTCCCGCCGCAAGAATCGCATCGGTGCTTGCGTACACGGTATTTTCGCGATGGTGCTTCAGCGGAGTTTGAGCGACCTCGCCTTCCACTTCCATAGCGGCAATGTTGCACGGCAAGTCGATGTGGCATGCACCGGGCTTTTCCATTTCGGCATACTTGAACGCAATACGGACAATCTCGTTCACCGTGTCCGGACGAACAACCTGCTTACTGCGCTTGGTAATCGGCGTAAACATGTTCACCAAGTCCAAATATTGATGGCTCGTCAAGTGCATACGCTCTGTACCCACCTGCCCCGTAATGGCAATCAGCGGAGCGCCATCGGAGTTTGCGTCGGCAACGCCCGTAACAAGGTTTGTAGCGCCAGGGCCAAGGGTCGAAAGGCAGACGCCCGCCTTCCCTGTCAAACGGCCGTAGACATCGGCCATAAAAGCGGCACCCTGTTCGTGACGCACCGTAATGAACTTGATGGACGACTTCTTAATCGCTTCCATCAGTTCGAGAGTTTCTTCACCAGGGATTCCAAAAATGTACTTGACGCCTTCACTTTCTAAGGACTTAATCAAAACTTCAGCAGTGTTCATAATTCTAAAGGTCTTTTAAATGTCTCCGCGGAGTGTTTTGCAAAAATCGTGCCAAAATGCGAAATTGCGGTAAAAAACGGGGAAATGCGCCGGTTTTAGGGGGAATTCGGTGAAATGCGGTGAAATGTGTTGAAATGCGGTGAAATGCGCCGCTCCTTTACACAACAAAATCTGTAAAAAATTCAATAAATGTAAAATACGGATTATAAAAATACGCGATTTTAAGCCATATAAGCCTTGGCACATTTTTTGCGACAAAACGAGCATGGAATGTGTAGAGACAGAAGATACTTTTATCCGGTCCATTTCGGCATTGTCGAAAGTGGAATTCGAGCACCGCTGCAGGCGTTTGCATAACGTTCTTGACGAGAACGATCTTTCGTCGAGTATGGGAGGCAACCACAAGGGCACAGACCCCATCCCTCTCGTGATTACGGCCGAAGAATGGAAAACGCTAGAAGCGGGCGTTGCGCAAAGGGCTAGGCTTTTTAACGCGCTCGCGAAAGACGTTTATGGCGAACAAAGTCTTTGGAAAAAAGGCAAGTTGCCCGCCGCGCTGTTGTTTGCGAACCCGGATTTTTTGCAGGTTGTATGGAAAGTGCACCCGGTTGGCGATGTTTTTGTGAACTTGACATCCACCGATGTGGCAAGACTCAAAGACGGAACTTTCGTGGCGGTATCGGACCATTTGCAAGTACCCGATGGATTGGGGCGTGCACTGGAGAACCGCATTGGCGTGAGCCGTGCATTCCCGGAACTTTTCCGCAGCATGCAAACGGAACGATTGGCAGGATTTTTCAAGAAGCTGATGAATGGCCTAGACGCCATGCACAAGAACATAGGAGGTGAAGGTGAAACCAGCAAGGTGGTACTTTTGGCATCGAGTCCGGACAATCCGCGGCGAGCAGAAGACGCCGTAATTGCCCGTTACCTCGGGATCCCACTTGTCGAAAACGATGACCTCGCGATTCGCAATATGCAAGTGTACATGAAGACGCTTATGGGGCTCAAGAAGATTGGGACCATATTCCGCCGAGTGGAAGACGGCATGTGCGACCCGCTGGAATTGCGAATTGACAGCGGCGAAGGAGCTGTTGGCTTAATCAGTTCCGTCCGTGCAGGGAATGTCGCAATAGCAAACTTTCTCGGGACTGGCGTTCTGGAGACGCCCGTATTCAAGCCGTTTTTGCCTGAGATTTGCCGCGAGCTTTTGAGCGAAGAACTGCTGTTGCGCGATGTGGAAACGCTTTGGCTCGGGAATGCAGATGATACGGAACGCGTTTTGGCAGAGCCCGAAAAATGGATTTTCAAGAAAGCTTTCCGCGACGAAGGAAGCTTCAAGGAGGCAGAACCCAAGACTTATGCGACCATGACAACAACGGCACAGCTTGCGTTGTTGCAAGCGGTCGAAAATGCACCCGAGCAATGGGTGGCCGAAAGATCGATGGAGATTTCGACGGTTTACGCTTACCGAGGAGAATTCACGCTGACGGTTTCGCTGATGCGATTCTTTGCGGTGAATACCGCGAACGGAACTTCGGTAATGCCGGGCGGCCTCGGGATTTTGGACAATGGACTTGGAGAAAAAGACATTTGGGTGCTTTCGGAAAATCCTGTGGCGAACTTTTCTTTGCTCGCTCCAGCAAGTCAGGCAATTACGCCGTCGAGAGCTGGAGGCGACCTGCCTAGCCGTGCGGCCGAGAACTTGTTCCGGCTGGGGCGAGCATTGTCGGCTTCGAACATGATGGCCCGTATTGCAAGAGGAATCGCGGTGAGGCTCTCGGACGAATCCTGGATGGACATGCCGGAACTGCCGTGGATACTGAAGGCAGGGCTTACAGACGAATCGCAGTCGAGGCTCGCGCAAGATCCCGAAAACGCACTCCGTTACTTTATTTTGCGCAAAGACAACAAGAACGGCATGCAATGCGTGCTGACGGAAATTCGAGAACTCGGCATGCAGTTGCGAGACCGCATTTCGGAGGATTTATGGCTTTACTTGAACGGATTTGGCATTGCAGAAGTGCCGGCAGGCACAGGTGCGGCAGCGCTGTTGCCATACCTAAAGGAGGTCCTGTCGGACAGCGCTGCAGTGGCCGGGCTAGCGGCAGATTCCATGACACGCGGCCACGAATGGCGCTTTTTGGAACTCGGTCGTGAAATCGAGTGCGCCATCCGCACCTTGCAACTTGTCAAAAGTCTGTTGTACACCGCCCCCACTGACGAGATGACGAACTTGCGCTTGTTGCAAGCGGTTCTTGAAATCGGCGACGGACTCATGACTTACCACCGCCGCTACGGAGGCCGTTTGCAAGTTGTCCCCGTCATCGACTTGCTATTGTCGGACGAATCCAACCCGCGAAGTGTCGCCTACCAGGTGGCAAAACTGCGGAAAGCGGCAAAGCACTTGCCCGGGAATGACCAGAGCGAAGCAACATTCTCGCCACTGGACCGCGAACTGATGCGCGTGCTCGCCGAGCTCCGCCTCGCAAACATTGAACAACTTGCAGAAACAGTTGATAACAAAAGGGAGAACCTCATAAAACTCGTAGAAACACAGATAAATTCTATTGAACGGATTGCCGAAATCGTAAACAGGCTCTACTTAAGCCACGCACCGCGCGCCGATGTTTTCCATGCGACAACTACTGACGTATCGGAGGTTTAAGATGCCCATTTATCAAGTTGATCACGAGACCGTCTACGACTACCGACTCCCCGTTCTTTACAGTAACCACCTCGCCCACATGCTCCCGCGAGAAGTCCGCCGACAAAACTGGATTAGCCACAGCATCGAAGTGGAACCAAACCCGACAATTCGGCAGGAACGCATCGACATTTTCGGGAACAAAGTGTTGGCATTCAGCATCGAGCAGGAACACACGCACTTTAGATTCAAGACAACCGGCATCGTAGATGTTCAGGGAGAAGAACCGCCAAAACAAGGTGAAACAATGAAATGGGAAGATGCCACAAAGCTTTTGGAACGCCCGACAAGCGACGAGACGTTAGACGCCGCGATGTACGCCTACGCCTCCCCTTTCGCCAAGTTTGACGAATCCGTCCGCAATTACGCGCTCGAAAGCTTTGAGCCAGGCCGCCCCATTTTTGATGCCGCCTACGAGCTCATGAAGCGAATCTACACGGATTGCAAGTACACGCCGGGAGCCACAAGAATCGGGGCGCAGCCGCAAGAAATCTTGCGCGGGCGAAAAGGCGTCTGCCAAGACTTTGCGCACTTGATGATAGGCTGCTTGCGTTCACTGCATTTGCCCTGCCGTTACGTGAGCGGCTACCTCCGCACGCACCCCTGCGAAGGGCAACCTAAACTTGTCGGAGCCGACGCGACCCACGCCTGGGTCAGCACCTACATTCCCGGCCACGGCTGGGTAGAACTGGACCCCACCAACAATGTGCTTGGAGGTAACGAGCACATTATACTCGCCTGGGGCAGAGACTTCGGAGATGTGAGCCCGTTAAAGGGAGTCATCACCGGAGGTGGCGAGCATACCTTGAAAGTGTCCGTGAACGTGGACATGAAGGAATAAGTGAGACTACAAGAAACAATGGATCCTATCGTCAAATGCTATTCAAGAAATAATGGTTTCTATCGGCACTCCGTGCCTCCAGAATGACAGGTTCCAGGATGACTGTAAAGGAACATTTAACATAAAAGCATAAGGAAACAAAACATGCGATTTGGAAATTACGATACCGAAGGCTTTTACGATGAGCTTTGCTTACC includes:
- a CDS encoding acetolactate synthase large subunit — translated: MNTAEVLIKSLESEGVKYIFGIPGEETLELMEAIKKSSIKFITVRHEQGAAFMADVYGRLTGKAGVCLSTLGPGATNLVTGVADANSDGAPLIAITGQVGTERMHLTSHQYLDLVNMFTPITKRSKQVVRPDTVNEIVRIAFKYAEMEKPGACHIDLPCNIAAMEVEGEVAQTPLKHHRENTVYASTDAILAAGGVFANAKRPVVLVGHSAVRNHASEALRAFVSSSKIPVVCTMMAKGVIPTCEKYFMGCIGLPQRDYPNIVMEQADLVIAVGYDVVEYAPAKWNPNGDKMIIHIDETPNHVNKFYQPDEEIIGDISASLDALCSVCPNSWEPEWAMQIRAMMVAEHSRYDHDTSFPPTPQKVLHDIRLVLDEEDILISDVGAHKMWIARQYNCDHPNTCIISNGFATMGIAVPGAIAAKLLNPKKKVLAVTGDGGFMMNSQELETAYREHIPFVTLIFTDGGYGLIKWKQEERYGDSYAVEFTNPDYVKYAESLHLKGYRIERTEDLPSTLREAFRQDVPSIIECPVDYSANMELSQYLKNLKI
- a CDS encoding circularly permuted type 2 ATP-grasp protein, whose protein sequence is MECVETEDTFIRSISALSKVEFEHRCRRLHNVLDENDLSSSMGGNHKGTDPIPLVITAEEWKTLEAGVAQRARLFNALAKDVYGEQSLWKKGKLPAALLFANPDFLQVVWKVHPVGDVFVNLTSTDVARLKDGTFVAVSDHLQVPDGLGRALENRIGVSRAFPELFRSMQTERLAGFFKKLMNGLDAMHKNIGGEGETSKVVLLASSPDNPRRAEDAVIARYLGIPLVENDDLAIRNMQVYMKTLMGLKKIGTIFRRVEDGMCDPLELRIDSGEGAVGLISSVRAGNVAIANFLGTGVLETPVFKPFLPEICRELLSEELLLRDVETLWLGNADDTERVLAEPEKWIFKKAFRDEGSFKEAEPKTYATMTTTAQLALLQAVENAPEQWVAERSMEISTVYAYRGEFTLTVSLMRFFAVNTANGTSVMPGGLGILDNGLGEKDIWVLSENPVANFSLLAPASQAITPSRAGGDLPSRAAENLFRLGRALSASNMMARIARGIAVRLSDESWMDMPELPWILKAGLTDESQSRLAQDPENALRYFILRKDNKNGMQCVLTEIRELGMQLRDRISEDLWLYLNGFGIAEVPAGTGAAALLPYLKEVLSDSAAVAGLAADSMTRGHEWRFLELGREIECAIRTLQLVKSLLYTAPTDEMTNLRLLQAVLEIGDGLMTYHRRYGGRLQVVPVIDLLLSDESNPRSVAYQVAKLRKAAKHLPGNDQSEATFSPLDRELMRVLAELRLANIEQLAETVDNKRENLIKLVETQINSIERIAEIVNRLYLSHAPRADVFHATTTDVSEV
- a CDS encoding transglutaminase family protein — its product is MPIYQVDHETVYDYRLPVLYSNHLAHMLPREVRRQNWISHSIEVEPNPTIRQERIDIFGNKVLAFSIEQEHTHFRFKTTGIVDVQGEEPPKQGETMKWEDATKLLERPTSDETLDAAMYAYASPFAKFDESVRNYALESFEPGRPIFDAAYELMKRIYTDCKYTPGATRIGAQPQEILRGRKGVCQDFAHLMIGCLRSLHLPCRYVSGYLRTHPCEGQPKLVGADATHAWVSTYIPGHGWVELDPTNNVLGGNEHIILAWGRDFGDVSPLKGVITGGGEHTLKVSVNVDMKE